From Streptomyces fungicidicus, one genomic window encodes:
- a CDS encoding caspase, EACC1-associated type, protein MAAGRHALLVATGAYRNPALRRLRSPASDALALGEVLGDPRIGDFEVGMVVDGTHSEVTQAIEGFFRDRRRDDLLLLHLSCHGLKNDDGELHFAAADTRMDRLASTSVPAQFVQRQMDQCRARSVVLLLDCCYSGAFLAGSKGDSTVHVKDELAGHGRVVLTATNRTEYAWEGERITETDPEPSRFTGALVDGLSSGLADRDRDGLIGVHELYDYVYDELQASGARQRPQMWAELEHRVVVARSVLPALPDGRTRAAEPAAPAPAPDPAPAPAVPAPAEAPPAERPAPGRPRGPLAPLLALTEALIGLSSMDDAPSRMQFAAVLGELLGRPIDLRGVRQREDVVAIVRTALNRGDGMSALLSVVEVFEGHGAADEVRRGLTPHDGRAARPASVPGARPRPEHREPRALVPGGRPEAPGAGFGGAADPAGGGTSGILRLSLLTDGLCELPCLEAPPGRMQFAAVLAEQLGRPVDLRGTRLREDAVTLARAALNVPGGGPVLVDVVRLFEGTRAGDDIEWLLGAPD, encoded by the coding sequence ATGGCCGCGGGCCGCCACGCCCTGCTCGTCGCGACGGGCGCCTATCGCAACCCCGCCCTCCGGCGGCTGCGTTCGCCGGCCAGTGACGCCCTGGCGCTGGGCGAGGTGCTCGGTGACCCCCGGATCGGCGACTTCGAGGTCGGCATGGTCGTCGACGGCACCCACAGCGAGGTGACCCAGGCCATCGAGGGCTTCTTCCGCGACCGCCGCCGGGACGACCTGCTCCTGCTGCACCTCTCCTGCCACGGCCTCAAGAACGACGACGGCGAATTGCACTTCGCCGCCGCCGACACCAGGATGGACCGGCTCGCCTCCACCTCCGTCCCCGCCCAGTTCGTCCAGCGGCAGATGGACCAGTGCCGGGCACGGTCGGTCGTCCTGCTCCTGGACTGCTGCTACAGCGGCGCCTTCCTGGCCGGCAGCAAGGGCGACTCCACGGTCCACGTCAAGGACGAACTGGCCGGGCACGGCCGCGTGGTGCTCACCGCGACCAACCGCACCGAGTACGCCTGGGAGGGCGAGCGGATCACCGAAACGGACCCGGAACCCTCCCGGTTCACCGGAGCCCTCGTCGACGGCCTCAGCAGCGGCCTGGCGGACCGTGACCGGGACGGCCTGATCGGCGTGCACGAGCTGTACGACTACGTGTACGACGAACTGCAGGCGTCCGGAGCCAGGCAGCGCCCGCAGATGTGGGCCGAGCTGGAGCACCGGGTCGTGGTGGCGCGGTCGGTCCTCCCTGCCCTGCCGGACGGCCGCACACGCGCGGCGGAGCCCGCCGCACCCGCACCCGCCCCCGACCCCGCACCCGCCCCCGCCGTCCCCGCGCCCGCCGAAGCCCCGCCTGCCGAACGGCCGGCCCCGGGACGCCCCCGGGGCCCGCTCGCGCCGCTGCTGGCGCTCACCGAGGCGCTCATCGGGCTGTCGTCCATGGACGACGCGCCGAGCCGGATGCAGTTCGCGGCGGTGCTGGGGGAGCTGCTCGGCCGGCCGATCGACCTGCGGGGCGTCCGGCAGCGGGAGGACGTGGTCGCGATCGTGCGGACCGCGCTGAACCGGGGCGACGGGATGAGCGCGCTGCTGTCGGTGGTCGAGGTCTTCGAGGGGCACGGGGCCGCCGACGAGGTACGGCGCGGGCTCACCCCGCACGACGGCCGCGCGGCGCGGCCCGCGTCCGTCCCGGGAGCCCGGCCCCGCCCGGAGCACCGTGAACCGCGGGCGCTCGTCCCCGGCGGGCGGCCGGAGGCTCCGGGCGCGGGCTTCGGCGGGGCCGCGGACCCGGCGGGCGGCGGGACGTCCGGCATCCTGAGGCTGTCGCTGCTCACCGACGGGCTGTGCGAGCTGCCGTGCCTGGAGGCGCCGCCGGGCAGGATGCAGTTCGCGGCGGTGCTGGCGGAGCAGCTGGGGCGTCCGGTGGATCTGCGGGGCACCCGGCTGCGCGAGGACGCGGTGACCCTCGCGCGGGCGGCGCTGAACGTTCCGGGCGGGGGGCCGGTGCTCGTGGACGTGGTCCGTCTCTTCGAGGGAACGCGGGCGGGCGACGACATCGAGTGGCTGCTCGGCGCCCCCGACTGA
- a CDS encoding lytic polysaccharide monooxygenase auxiliary activity family 9 protein: MITTLSGSASAPRSKLPTPARALFLVLVSLLATIPAIGLVVTAGGDAEAHGTPMKPGSRTFLCWQDALTDTGEIKPVNPACRTAAQVSGTTPFYNWFSVLRSDGDGRTRGFVNDGELCSGGNTNFSGFDSPSADWPLTHLTAGATVDFSYNAWAAHPGWFHVYITKDGFDPTRRLTWADMEEQPFLSVDHPPLNGSPGTVEADYRWSGELPGAKSGRHIIYMVWQRSDSKETFYSCSDVVFDGGDGEVTGIKEPGNPTEPVPGTCTATRRTTGSWNGGHQSEVTVTNSGDVPMLGWMVDWTLPAGQSVASLWSGNATYDGQDVMVHNAGYNGSLAPGQSTTFGYVVSGSGGDSTASLPCRVG, encoded by the coding sequence ATGATCACGACATTATCCGGGAGCGCGTCCGCTCCCCGTTCCAAACTCCCCACCCCGGCCAGAGCCCTGTTCCTCGTCCTGGTGTCCCTGCTCGCCACCATTCCGGCCATCGGCCTGGTCGTGACGGCGGGCGGCGACGCGGAAGCCCACGGCACGCCCATGAAACCCGGCAGCCGCACCTTCCTGTGCTGGCAGGACGCACTGACCGACACCGGCGAGATCAAGCCGGTCAACCCCGCCTGCAGGACCGCCGCGCAGGTCAGCGGCACCACACCGTTCTACAACTGGTTCTCCGTGCTGCGCTCCGACGGCGACGGCCGCACCCGCGGCTTCGTGAACGACGGAGAACTGTGCAGCGGCGGCAACACCAACTTCAGCGGCTTCGACAGCCCGAGCGCCGACTGGCCGCTCACCCATCTCACCGCGGGCGCGACCGTGGACTTCTCCTACAACGCCTGGGCCGCGCACCCCGGCTGGTTCCACGTGTACATCACCAAGGACGGCTTCGACCCGACGCGGCGCCTCACCTGGGCCGACATGGAGGAGCAGCCCTTCCTCTCGGTGGACCACCCGCCGCTCAACGGGTCCCCCGGCACCGTCGAGGCCGACTACCGCTGGAGCGGGGAGCTTCCGGGGGCCAAGTCCGGCCGCCACATCATCTACATGGTGTGGCAGCGCTCGGACAGCAAGGAGACCTTCTACTCCTGCTCCGACGTCGTCTTCGACGGCGGCGACGGCGAGGTGACCGGCATCAAGGAGCCCGGCAACCCGACCGAACCCGTGCCCGGCACGTGCACCGCCACCCGCCGCACCACGGGCAGCTGGAACGGCGGCCACCAGTCCGAGGTGACCGTCACCAACAGCGGCGACGTGCCGATGCTCGGCTGGATGGTCGACTGGACCCTCCCGGCCGGCCAGAGCGTCGCCAGCCTGTGGAGCGGGAACGCCACCTACGACGGCCAGGACGTGATGGTCCACAACGCCGGCTACAACGGCTCCCTCGCTCCGGGGCAGAGCACCACGTTCGGCTATGTGGTCTCCGGCTCCGGAGGTGACAGCACGGCCTCCCTGCCCTGCCGGGTCGGCTGA
- a CDS encoding GH92 family glycosyl hydrolase translates to MQDRVRHRWGSAVVAATAFTLAAGSQGVAVALPQAPPKADREFASSFESGEPAPDWLNTVDTTRSGEKRASGVDGGYSSGIPGNVTDHVTDVRASAENAGGGEVKENLVDGEPSSKWLAFESTGWVEFDLDAPVKTVRYALTSANDAAERDPRDWTLKGSADGEDWKTLDTRSGETFDKRFQTKVYDIDASAVAEYRHFRLEITKNGGGGIVQLADVQFSTGDDEAPIPQDMLSLVDRGPTGSPTAKSGAGFTGKRALRYVGRHTADGRAYSYNKVFDVDVAVGRDTQLSYRIFPSMADGDLDYDATNVSVDLAFTDGTQLSDLRATDQHGFPLTPQGQGASKVLYVNQWNNVVSRIGSVAAGKTVDRILVAYDSPKGPAKFRGWLDDVALKSVKPERPKAHLSDYAVTTRGTNSSGGFSRGNNFPATAVPHGFNFWTPVTNAGSMSWLYDYARGNNADNLPTIQAFSASHEPSPWMGDRQTFQVMPSAASGTPDTGREARELAFRHENETARPYYYGVRFENGLKAEMAPTDHAAAMRFTFPGDDASVLFDNVTDQAGLTLDKENGTFTGYSDVKSGLSTGATRLFVYGEFDKKVTGGDSGGVKGYLRFDAGKDRTVTLRLATSLISVDQAKDNLRQELPSRTSFDKVKRDARHQWDRILGKVEVEGATPDQLTTLYSSLYRLYLYPNSGHEKVGGTYKYASPFSKMPEPDTPTHTGAKIVDGKVYVNNGFWDTYRTTWPAYSFLTPSKAGELVDGFVQHYKDGGWTSRWSSPGYADLMTGTSSDVAFADAYVKGVDFDAEAAYDAAVKNATVVPPSSGVGRKGMATSPFLGYTGTETHEGLSWALEGYLNDYGIARMGEALYKKTGDKRYQEESAYFLNRAQDYVNLFDSGAGFFQGKDAKGDWRVESSKYDPRVWGHDYTETNGWGYAFTAPQDSRGLANLYGGRDGLGDKLDEYLSTPETASPEFKGSYGGVIHEMTEARDVRMGMYGHSNQVAHHALYMYDAAGQPWKTQKNVREVLSRLYTGSEIGQGYHGDEDNGEQSAWYLFSSLGFYPLVMGSGEYAIGSPLFKKVTVHLENGRELVVKAPKNSAANVYVQGLKVNGKRWNSTSLPHSVVAKGGVLEFDMGPRPSSWGTGKNAAPVSITKDDEVPTPRKDALKGAGALFDDTSATGTTVSTVELPVTGDTAAAQYTLTSSEAAEAPTGWVLQGSADGKTWTDLDRRTDESFRWDRQTRAFSVGEPKAYGHYRLVLTGEATLAEVELLS, encoded by the coding sequence ATGCAAGACAGGGTTCGGCACAGATGGGGATCGGCGGTCGTCGCGGCGACCGCCTTCACTTTGGCCGCGGGCTCACAGGGCGTCGCGGTGGCGCTGCCCCAGGCGCCGCCGAAGGCGGACCGTGAGTTCGCGTCGTCGTTCGAGTCCGGGGAACCCGCCCCGGACTGGCTGAACACCGTCGACACCACACGGAGCGGCGAGAAGCGCGCCTCCGGGGTGGACGGCGGCTACAGCTCCGGCATCCCGGGCAATGTCACCGACCACGTCACGGACGTCCGCGCCAGCGCGGAGAACGCCGGCGGCGGGGAGGTGAAGGAGAACCTCGTCGACGGCGAGCCGAGCAGCAAGTGGCTGGCCTTCGAGTCCACCGGCTGGGTGGAGTTCGACCTCGACGCCCCGGTGAAGACGGTCCGTTACGCCCTCACGTCCGCCAACGACGCCGCCGAGCGCGACCCGAGGGACTGGACCCTCAAGGGCTCCGCCGACGGCGAGGACTGGAAGACCCTCGACACCCGCTCGGGCGAGACGTTCGACAAGCGGTTCCAGACCAAGGTCTACGACATCGACGCGTCGGCCGTCGCCGAGTACCGGCACTTCCGGCTGGAGATCACCAAGAACGGCGGCGGCGGCATCGTCCAGCTCGCCGACGTCCAGTTCTCCACCGGCGACGACGAGGCGCCCATACCGCAGGACATGCTCTCGCTGGTCGACCGCGGCCCGACCGGCTCCCCGACGGCCAAGTCCGGCGCCGGGTTCACCGGGAAGCGCGCCCTGCGCTACGTCGGCCGGCACACCGCCGACGGGCGGGCGTACTCGTACAACAAGGTGTTCGACGTCGATGTGGCGGTCGGCCGCGACACCCAGCTGTCGTACCGGATCTTCCCCTCCATGGCGGACGGCGACCTCGACTACGACGCCACCAACGTCTCCGTCGACCTCGCCTTCACCGACGGCACCCAGCTGAGCGACCTGCGCGCCACCGACCAGCACGGCTTCCCGCTCACCCCGCAGGGGCAGGGCGCCTCGAAGGTCCTCTACGTCAACCAGTGGAACAACGTGGTCTCCCGGATCGGTTCGGTGGCCGCCGGCAAGACCGTGGACCGGATCCTGGTGGCGTACGACTCCCCCAAGGGCCCGGCGAAGTTCCGCGGCTGGCTGGACGACGTGGCGCTGAAGTCGGTGAAGCCCGAGCGCCCGAAGGCCCACCTCTCCGACTACGCGGTGACGACCCGGGGCACCAACTCCAGCGGCGGCTTCTCGCGCGGCAACAACTTCCCCGCGACGGCCGTGCCGCACGGGTTCAACTTCTGGACACCGGTCACCAACGCCGGCTCGATGAGCTGGCTGTACGACTACGCGCGCGGCAACAACGCGGACAACCTCCCCACGATCCAGGCGTTCAGCGCCAGCCACGAGCCGAGCCCCTGGATGGGCGACCGGCAGACCTTCCAGGTGATGCCGTCGGCCGCCTCCGGCACCCCGGACACCGGCCGTGAGGCGCGCGAACTGGCGTTCCGGCACGAGAACGAGACCGCCCGGCCGTACTACTACGGCGTGCGGTTCGAGAACGGCCTGAAGGCCGAGATGGCGCCGACGGACCACGCGGCGGCGATGCGCTTCACCTTCCCCGGCGACGACGCGAGCGTGCTGTTCGACAACGTCACCGACCAGGCCGGCCTGACCCTCGACAAGGAGAACGGCACCTTCACGGGCTACTCGGACGTCAAGTCCGGGCTGTCCACGGGCGCCACCCGGCTGTTCGTGTACGGCGAGTTCGACAAGAAGGTGACCGGGGGCGACTCCGGCGGCGTCAAGGGGTACCTGCGCTTCGACGCGGGCAAGGACCGCACGGTCACGCTGCGCCTGGCCACCTCCCTGATCAGCGTCGACCAGGCGAAGGACAACCTGCGCCAGGAGCTGCCCAGCCGCACCTCCTTCGACAAGGTCAAGCGGGACGCGCGGCACCAGTGGGACCGGATCCTCGGCAAGGTCGAGGTGGAGGGCGCCACGCCCGACCAGCTGACCACGCTCTACTCCAGCCTCTACCGGCTGTACCTGTACCCGAACTCGGGCCACGAGAAGGTCGGCGGGACGTACAAGTACGCCTCGCCGTTCTCGAAGATGCCGGAGCCGGACACCCCGACGCACACCGGTGCGAAGATCGTGGACGGCAAGGTGTACGTCAACAACGGCTTCTGGGACACCTACCGGACCACCTGGCCGGCGTACTCCTTCCTGACCCCGTCCAAGGCCGGTGAGCTGGTCGACGGCTTCGTGCAGCACTACAAGGACGGCGGCTGGACCTCGCGCTGGTCCTCCCCCGGCTACGCCGACCTGATGACCGGCACCTCCTCGGACGTCGCGTTCGCCGACGCGTACGTCAAGGGCGTCGACTTCGACGCGGAGGCGGCGTACGACGCGGCCGTCAAGAACGCCACCGTCGTGCCCCCGTCGTCCGGTGTGGGCCGCAAGGGCATGGCGACCTCGCCGTTCCTCGGCTACACCGGCACCGAGACCCACGAGGGCCTGTCGTGGGCGCTGGAGGGCTACCTCAACGACTACGGCATCGCCAGGATGGGCGAGGCGCTCTACAAGAAGACCGGCGACAAGCGGTACCAGGAGGAGTCCGCGTACTTCCTCAACCGCGCCCAGGACTACGTCAACCTCTTCGACTCCGGGGCCGGCTTCTTCCAGGGCAAGGACGCCAAGGGCGACTGGCGGGTCGAGTCCTCCAAGTACGACCCGCGCGTCTGGGGCCACGACTACACGGAGACCAACGGCTGGGGCTACGCCTTCACCGCCCCGCAGGACAGCCGCGGCCTGGCCAACCTGTACGGCGGCCGGGACGGCCTCGGGGACAAGCTCGACGAGTACCTCTCCACCCCCGAGACGGCCTCCCCCGAGTTCAAGGGCTCCTACGGCGGTGTCATCCACGAGATGACCGAGGCGCGGGACGTCCGCATGGGCATGTACGGCCACTCCAACCAGGTCGCCCACCACGCCCTGTACATGTACGACGCGGCCGGGCAGCCCTGGAAGACGCAGAAGAACGTGCGCGAGGTGCTGTCCCGCCTCTACACGGGCAGCGAGATCGGCCAGGGCTACCACGGCGACGAGGACAACGGCGAGCAGTCGGCCTGGTACCTCTTCTCCTCGCTCGGCTTCTACCCGCTGGTGATGGGCAGTGGCGAGTACGCCATCGGCTCCCCGCTGTTCAAGAAGGTGACCGTGCACCTGGAGAACGGCCGCGAGCTGGTCGTCAAGGCGCCGAAGAACAGCGCGGCGAACGTCTACGTGCAGGGCCTGAAGGTCAACGGCAAGCGCTGGAACTCCACTTCGCTGCCGCACTCGGTGGTCGCCAAGGGCGGGGTCCTGGAGTTCGACATGGGCCCGCGTCCGTCGTCGTGGGGCACCGGCAAGAACGCCGCCCCCGTGTCGATCACCAAGGACGACGAGGTGCCCACGCCCCGCAAGGACGCGCTGAAGGGCGCGGGCGCCCTGTTCGACGACACGTCCGCGACCGGCACCACGGTGTCCACCGTGGAGCTGCCCGTCACCGGGGACACCGCGGCGGCGCAGTACACGCTGACGTCGTCGGAGGCCGCCGAGGCGCCGACGGGCTGGGTGCTGCAGGGCTCGGCCGACGGGAAGACCTGGACGGACCTCGACAGGCGGACGGACGAGTCCTTCCGCTGGGACCGGCAGACGCGCGCCTTCTCGGTCGGCGAGCCGAAGGCCTACGGCCACTACCGGCTGGTGCTGACCGGTGAGGCGACGCTGGCGGAGGTGGAACTGCTGAGCTGA
- the ngcE gene encoding N-acetylglucosamine/diacetylchitobiose ABC transporter substrate-binding protein encodes MGSTSAENEGTGSAQNTGAGDNGTTGVGRRALIKRSAALGLISVPTMSFLSACASGGGDDDSGDNEGKTSDSNPFGVKEGTKLDVVIFKGGYGDDYAKAWEAAFKKKWGVTSVHTGTQEITGKLQPRFNAGNPPDIVDDSGAQQIPIDVLHKNKQLLDLAEVLDAPSADDPDKKVRDTLIPGTLDAGMQEGKVVALNYIYTVWGLWYSGKLFKEKGWEAPKTWDEFLAICKDAKSQGIGGLAHQGKYPYYINVAIMDLIAKKGGLDAMKAIDNLDPKAFVGSEAATEAIEAIYEVVEKGYLMPGTNGLTHTESQTRWNQYKAAFITSGSWLENEQLKTTPDDFDMKFLPMPPLADSALPFEAIRAGSGEPFIIPAKAKNLPAAKEFMRLMLSKEWSTLFAKEANSLTILKDGVDPNVQLRPGTASTVDASKAAGDNTFRYLYTEWYSEMGTAIENASNELMAKRIQPKEWLKRAQAAVDKQAKDPASKQNRRD; translated from the coding sequence ATGGGATCCACTTCCGCCGAGAACGAAGGCACCGGTTCCGCGCAGAACACCGGCGCCGGTGACAACGGCACGACCGGCGTGGGGCGCCGCGCACTGATCAAGCGGTCCGCCGCGCTGGGCCTGATTTCCGTACCGACGATGAGCTTCCTCTCCGCGTGCGCCAGCGGCGGCGGAGACGACGATTCCGGTGACAACGAGGGCAAGACGTCCGACTCCAACCCCTTCGGCGTCAAGGAAGGCACCAAACTCGACGTCGTCATCTTCAAGGGCGGTTACGGCGACGACTACGCCAAGGCGTGGGAGGCCGCCTTCAAGAAGAAGTGGGGCGTGACCTCCGTCCACACCGGAACCCAGGAGATCACGGGCAAACTCCAGCCTCGCTTCAACGCCGGGAACCCGCCGGACATCGTCGACGACTCCGGCGCCCAGCAGATCCCGATCGACGTGCTGCACAAGAACAAGCAACTCCTCGACCTCGCCGAGGTGCTGGACGCGCCGTCGGCCGACGACCCGGACAAGAAGGTCCGCGACACCCTCATTCCCGGCACGCTCGACGCCGGCATGCAGGAGGGCAAGGTCGTCGCCCTCAACTACATCTACACGGTGTGGGGTCTGTGGTACTCCGGCAAGCTCTTCAAGGAGAAGGGCTGGGAGGCGCCGAAGACCTGGGACGAGTTCCTCGCCATCTGCAAGGACGCCAAGTCCCAGGGCATCGGCGGCCTCGCCCACCAGGGCAAGTACCCGTACTACATCAACGTCGCCATCATGGACCTGATCGCCAAGAAGGGCGGCCTGGACGCCATGAAGGCGATCGACAACCTCGACCCCAAGGCGTTCGTCGGCTCCGAGGCCGCCACCGAGGCCATCGAGGCGATCTACGAGGTCGTCGAGAAGGGCTACTTGATGCCCGGTACGAACGGCCTGACCCACACCGAGTCGCAGACCCGCTGGAACCAGTACAAGGCCGCGTTCATCACCAGCGGCTCCTGGCTGGAGAACGAGCAGCTCAAGACGACGCCGGACGACTTCGACATGAAGTTCCTGCCGATGCCCCCGCTGGCGGACAGCGCGCTGCCCTTCGAGGCGATCCGGGCCGGCTCCGGCGAGCCCTTCATCATCCCGGCCAAGGCCAAGAACCTGCCCGCCGCCAAGGAGTTCATGCGGCTGATGCTCTCCAAGGAGTGGTCGACGCTGTTCGCCAAGGAGGCGAACTCGCTGACCATCCTCAAGGACGGCGTCGACCCGAACGTCCAGCTGCGTCCGGGCACCGCGTCCACCGTCGACGCCTCCAAGGCGGCCGGTGACAACACCTTCCGTTACCTGTACACCGAGTGGTACAGCGAGATGGGCACCGCGATCGAGAACGCCTCCAACGAGCTGATGGCCAAGCGCATCCAGCCCAAGGAGTGGCTCAAGCGCGCCCAGGCCGCGGTCGACAAGCAGGCCAAGGACCCGGCCTCGAAGCAGAACCGCCGCGACTGA
- a CDS encoding carbohydrate ABC transporter permease, which produces MRKGQHRFVAGFLLFPVTLYVIFVIWPYIQTFGYSLTDWKGQSQTFSFVGLDNYTKLLEDDIFMGAIWHNVLFLVFIPVITILLALFFAFMVNAGGRGRSGGVSGVAGSKYYRVVYFFPQVLSLAIMAVLFGAVYRSDGGGMLNGVLIKLGLVDENSPVEWLNEPNFVLWALIAVVVWHGVGFYLVLFSAAMQSIPRDIYEAALIDGAGRAQSFFRITLPLLWDSVQTAWVYLGIAAMDMFILVSTMTAGDYGGGPDHHSEVMSTVMMRNFLLYGRSGYACAMGVVMLLLTLIVSVVMLRATRRERIEF; this is translated from the coding sequence ATGCGCAAAGGGCAGCACCGGTTCGTCGCGGGTTTTCTCCTCTTTCCCGTGACGCTCTATGTGATCTTCGTGATCTGGCCGTACATCCAGACGTTCGGCTATTCGCTGACCGACTGGAAGGGCCAGTCGCAGACCTTCAGTTTCGTCGGCCTCGACAACTACACCAAGTTGCTCGAGGACGACATCTTCATGGGGGCCATCTGGCACAACGTCCTGTTCCTGGTGTTCATCCCGGTGATCACCATTCTGCTCGCGCTGTTCTTCGCCTTCATGGTGAACGCGGGCGGACGCGGACGTTCCGGAGGGGTCTCCGGAGTCGCCGGATCGAAGTACTACCGGGTCGTCTATTTCTTCCCGCAGGTGCTGTCGCTGGCCATCATGGCGGTGCTCTTCGGCGCGGTGTACCGCAGTGACGGCGGCGGCATGCTCAACGGCGTCCTGATCAAACTGGGACTCGTCGACGAGAACAGTCCCGTGGAATGGCTCAACGAGCCCAACTTCGTGCTGTGGGCGCTCATCGCGGTGGTCGTCTGGCACGGTGTCGGCTTCTATCTGGTGCTGTTCTCGGCCGCCATGCAGTCCATTCCGCGGGACATCTACGAGGCCGCGCTGATCGACGGCGCCGGCCGCGCCCAGTCCTTCTTCCGCATCACCCTGCCGCTGCTGTGGGACTCCGTGCAGACCGCCTGGGTCTACCTCGGCATCGCCGCGATGGACATGTTCATCCTGGTCTCCACCATGACCGCCGGGGACTACGGCGGCGGCCCCGACCACCACAGCGAGGTCATGTCGACCGTGATGATGCGGAACTTCCTGCTGTACGGCCGGAGCGGCTACGCCTGCGCCATGGGCGTGGTCATGCTGCTCCTCACCCTGATCGTGTCCGTGGTCATGCTGCGCGCCACCCGTCGCGAGCGCATCGAGTTCTGA
- a CDS encoding carbohydrate ABC transporter permease, translating into MSAPLKETAPTGGPTPPPPPVGKGTARPGDRRGEGVVLNVFSHGFLALWAVLIVLPLLWLVLSSFKTDAQIGASAFGWPQNWDPGVFSRAWEKGIGDYFLNTVVVLVFSVPLTMLLGSMAAYVLARYEFWGNRLLYYFFVAGAMFPVFLALVPLFFMVKRLDMLNTYQGLILVYVAYSMPFTVFFMHAFFRTLPSAVFEAAILDGASHTRTFFQVMLPMAKPGLLSVGIFNTLGQWNQYILPTVLMQPQSGDDPERYVLTQGLIQLQQQQGYASDLPVLFAGVTIAMVPMLVVYLSFQRQVQAGLTSATLK; encoded by the coding sequence ATGAGCGCACCCCTCAAGGAAACCGCCCCCACCGGGGGCCCCACCCCGCCCCCGCCCCCGGTGGGCAAGGGCACGGCCCGCCCCGGCGACCGGCGCGGCGAAGGCGTCGTGCTGAACGTCTTCTCGCACGGCTTCCTCGCCCTGTGGGCGGTGCTGATCGTGCTGCCGCTGCTGTGGCTGGTGCTGAGCTCCTTCAAGACCGACGCGCAGATCGGCGCCTCCGCCTTCGGCTGGCCGCAGAACTGGGACCCCGGCGTGTTCTCCCGGGCCTGGGAGAAGGGCATCGGGGACTACTTCCTCAACACCGTCGTCGTCCTGGTCTTCTCCGTGCCGCTGACCATGCTGCTCGGTTCCATGGCGGCGTACGTGCTGGCCCGGTACGAGTTCTGGGGCAACCGGCTGCTGTACTACTTCTTCGTCGCGGGCGCGATGTTCCCCGTGTTCCTCGCCCTGGTGCCGCTGTTCTTCATGGTCAAGCGGCTCGACATGCTGAACACCTACCAGGGCCTGATCCTGGTGTACGTCGCCTACTCGATGCCGTTCACGGTGTTCTTCATGCACGCCTTCTTCCGGACCCTGCCCTCGGCGGTCTTCGAGGCGGCGATCCTGGACGGCGCCTCGCACACCCGGACCTTCTTCCAGGTGATGCTGCCGATGGCCAAGCCCGGTCTGCTCAGCGTCGGCATCTTCAACACGCTCGGCCAGTGGAACCAGTACATCCTGCCGACGGTGCTGATGCAGCCGCAGAGCGGTGACGACCCGGAACGCTATGTGCTGACCCAGGGGCTGATCCAGCTCCAGCAGCAGCAGGGCTACGCCTCGGACCTCCCGGTGCTCTTCGCCGGTGTGACGATCGCCATGGTGCCGATGCTGGTGGTCTACCTGTCCTTCCAGCGCCAGGTGCAGGCGGGGCTCACCTCCGCCACCCTGAAGTGA